In bacterium, a single genomic region encodes these proteins:
- a CDS encoding class I SAM-dependent methyltransferase produces the protein MNFNYPCPVCNSECRVIINDGKDYFILNGNSPTFGIVYCNNCEIGISVPPMTNEELSDYYPKDYEAYKPKKSFPAWLQTKKYRSDLKIIRKIVGKTNCSLFEIGSGRGEFLNEAKKKGFHVEGIEPSKSGVEYAKQNYGIILQQRYASDIIFKKKYHVIVIRHTLEHLNDFLGCLKNIYHNGIDDNGCMFIKVPRFDSQEFKLFGKLSSGLDLPRHRVHFTKLGIEKLLIKIGFNKIVIKSEIVPSDIIRSFLYYSKYGKKLFPKIFAVIFSRMPYLVKMIFAQIIGTLLSPFAAGRMIITARKS, from the coding sequence ATGAATTTTAATTATCCTTGTCCAGTTTGCAATTCAGAATGCAGGGTTATCATTAACGATGGAAAAGACTATTTTATCTTGAACGGTAATTCTCCGACATTTGGAATTGTTTATTGCAACAATTGTGAAATAGGAATATCTGTTCCTCCAATGACCAATGAAGAACTCTCAGATTACTATCCCAAAGATTATGAAGCATATAAACCTAAAAAATCGTTCCCTGCATGGCTTCAAACAAAAAAATATAGAAGTGACCTAAAAATAATTAGAAAAATAGTAGGTAAAACAAATTGTTCGTTATTTGAAATCGGATCTGGGAGAGGCGAATTTTTAAATGAAGCAAAAAAAAAAGGATTTCATGTTGAAGGTATTGAACCTAGTAAGAGCGGTGTAGAATATGCAAAACAAAATTACGGAATTATACTACAGCAGAGATATGCGTCGGATATAATATTTAAAAAAAAATATCACGTAATAGTTATCAGACATACATTAGAACATCTTAATGATTTTTTGGGTTGTTTGAAAAATATTTACCATAACGGAATTGACGATAATGGTTGTATGTTTATTAAAGTACCGCGATTTGATTCACAAGAATTTAAACTTTTTGGAAAATTATCGTCAGGGCTTGACCTTCCAAGGCACAGAGTACATTTTACAAAATTAGGTATTGAAAAATTATTAATAAAAATTGGTTTTAATAAAATAGTAATAAAATCTGAAATTGTGCCATCTGACATAATCAGAAGTTTTTTATATTACAGTAAATATGGAAAAAAACTTTTTCCAAAGATATTTGCTGTAATATTCAGTAGAATGCCGTATCTAGTAAAAATGATATTTGCCCAGATAATAGGAACACTATTATCACCTTTTGCCGCCGGAAGAATG